One stretch of Croceibacterium atlanticum DNA includes these proteins:
- a CDS encoding sulfotransferase family protein — protein sequence MTDKVLRPPRRTRFIDGLNRGMALARRAGLADRPVLEKQALMDRARAFTGLEDFGDPWFERPLDVLLEAVKGEARLNTAGEWAARAQFEKVLHDRLWARQWFASHPEILERRLPHPVIVVGPMRSGTTRMHRLLSSDHRFTHMRSFETISPVPRPGFTFGEADSRAVLAKRIMRVARLANPRTLTIHPTGPYEPEEELGLLVSSFWGMKHEAQWWVPSYGRWCEGQDAVPAYRQMAQLLKLVGWSQQASSLRPWILKTPQHMMDLPALLQVFPDARLIFTHRDPLSVVGSTASLAWNQTIIYSDHADPHAIGEEWLRKTRLQIQRMRAARDDIPRERMIDVHYEEMESDWRGAMRRVYDFLALDIEPALPAMEAYQMRAAGLKHRPHRYSLEEFGLSPERVHGELGDYIATYGIAKEHRASRLA from the coding sequence TTGACCGACAAAGTGCTGCGCCCGCCGCGGCGTACCCGTTTCATAGATGGGCTGAACAGGGGCATGGCGCTGGCGCGGAGGGCAGGCCTTGCGGACCGGCCGGTGCTGGAAAAACAGGCGCTGATGGACCGTGCGCGCGCCTTCACCGGGCTGGAGGATTTCGGCGATCCCTGGTTCGAACGTCCGCTGGATGTGCTGCTGGAAGCGGTGAAGGGCGAAGCGCGGCTGAACACCGCCGGGGAATGGGCGGCGCGCGCGCAATTTGAAAAAGTGCTGCATGACCGGCTGTGGGCCCGGCAATGGTTTGCCAGCCATCCCGAAATCCTGGAGCGGCGCCTGCCGCATCCGGTGATCGTGGTCGGGCCGATGCGATCCGGCACCACGCGGATGCACCGGCTGCTGTCGTCCGACCATCGCTTCACCCATATGCGCAGCTTTGAAACGATCAGCCCGGTGCCGCGCCCCGGTTTCACTTTCGGGGAGGCGGATAGCCGGGCCGTGCTGGCCAAACGGATCATGCGCGTGGCGCGGCTGGCCAATCCGCGCACGCTGACCATTCACCCGACCGGCCCTTATGAACCGGAGGAAGAGCTGGGCCTGCTGGTCAGCAGCTTCTGGGGCATGAAGCACGAGGCGCAGTGGTGGGTGCCCAGCTATGGCCGGTGGTGCGAAGGGCAGGACGCCGTACCCGCCTATCGCCAGATGGCGCAGCTGCTGAAACTGGTCGGCTGGTCGCAGCAGGCATCCAGCCTGCGGCCATGGATATTGAAAACACCGCAGCACATGATGGATTTGCCTGCCCTGTTGCAGGTGTTCCCCGATGCGCGGCTGATCTTCACCCATCGCGATCCGCTGTCGGTGGTGGGCAGCACCGCTTCGCTCGCCTGGAACCAGACGATCATCTATTCCGACCACGCCGATCCGCACGCCATTGGGGAGGAATGGCTGCGCAAGACACGGTTGCAGATCCAGCGAATGCGCGCCGCGCGCGACGATATCCCGCGCGAGAGGATGATCGACGTGCATTATGAAGAAATGGAAAGCGATTGGCGCGGGGCGATGCGGCGCGTCTATGATTTCCTCGCCCTCGATATCGAACCGGCGCTGCCGGCGATGGAGGCCTATCAGATGCGGGCGGCCGGGCTGAAACATCGCCCGCACCGATACAGCCTGGAGGAATTCGGCCTCTCGCCGGAAAGGGTGCATGGCGAACTGGGCGATTACATCGCCACTTACGGCATCGCGAAGGAACACCGGGCCAGCAGACTGGCATAG
- the serS gene encoding serine--tRNA ligase has translation MHDLRAIRENPQAFDAALALRGLDPVSSQILDLDERRRAVTTRMQEAQGRRNEASKEIGLAMRNGEVESAEILKAEVAEIKESLPRLEEEERELGTQLDAMLAGLPNIPADGVPEGEDEEANQEVSRWGTPREFAFEANEHADLGPALGMDFETGATMSGARFTFLRGQMARLERAIGQFMLDFQTGERGYTECAPPLLVRDEAVFGTGQLPKFADDLFQTTDGRWLIPTAEVSLTNSVREQILGDLAQPIRLTAHTPCFRSEAGAAGRDTRGYIRQHQFLKVELVCICRPDDWMAEHEHMVESAEAVLQQLGLPYRKMLLCAGDMGATAKKTFDLEVWLPGQGAYREISSISWCGDYQARRMNARYRPEGEKKTAFVHTLNGSGLAVGRTLVAVLENYQQEDGSVTVPDVLRPYMGGLDKLVPAS, from the coding sequence ATGCACGATCTGCGCGCCATCCGGGAAAACCCGCAAGCATTCGACGCCGCCCTCGCCCTTCGCGGTCTGGATCCGGTCAGTTCGCAAATACTCGATCTGGACGAACGGCGCCGCGCGGTCACCACGCGGATGCAGGAAGCGCAGGGCCGCCGGAACGAAGCGAGCAAGGAAATCGGCCTCGCCATGCGCAATGGCGAAGTGGAAAGCGCCGAAATTCTCAAGGCCGAAGTGGCGGAGATCAAGGAAAGCCTGCCGCGGCTGGAAGAGGAAGAGCGGGAACTGGGCACGCAGCTGGATGCGATGCTGGCGGGCCTGCCCAATATCCCGGCCGATGGCGTGCCCGAAGGCGAGGATGAGGAGGCCAATCAGGAAGTCTCCCGCTGGGGTACACCGCGCGAATTCGCTTTCGAGGCGAACGAACATGCCGATCTCGGCCCCGCCCTCGGCATGGATTTTGAAACAGGCGCGACAATGTCCGGCGCGCGCTTCACCTTTTTACGCGGCCAGATGGCGCGGCTGGAACGGGCGATCGGGCAATTCATGCTCGATTTCCAGACGGGGGAGCGCGGCTATACCGAATGCGCCCCGCCCTTGCTGGTGCGGGACGAAGCCGTGTTCGGCACCGGGCAATTGCCCAAATTTGCCGACGACCTGTTCCAGACGACCGATGGCCGCTGGCTGATCCCCACGGCCGAAGTCAGCCTGACCAATTCCGTGCGTGAACAGATCCTCGGCGATCTGGCCCAGCCGATCAGGCTGACGGCGCATACGCCGTGCTTCCGGTCCGAAGCGGGGGCCGCCGGGCGCGATACGCGCGGCTATATCCGCCAGCACCAGTTCCTGAAGGTGGAACTGGTCTGCATCTGCCGCCCGGATGACTGGATGGCAGAGCATGAACATATGGTGGAAAGCGCGGAGGCTGTGCTGCAACAGCTCGGCCTGCCCTATCGCAAGATGCTGCTCTGCGCCGGGGACATGGGCGCGACGGCGAAAAAGACCTTCGATCTGGAGGTATGGCTGCCGGGACAGGGCGCCTATCGCGAAATCAGTTCGATCAGCTGGTGCGGCGATTATCAGGCGCGGCGGATGAATGCGCGCTATCGCCCGGAAGGCGAAAAGAAGACCGCCTTCGTCCACACGCTGAACGGATCGGGCCTGGCGGTGGGCCGCACGCTGGTGGCAGTGCTGGAAAACTACCAGCAGGAAGACGGATCGGTGACTGTGCCGGACGTGCTGCGCCCCTATATGGGCGGTCTGGACAAGCTGGTGCCGGCGTCCTGA
- the surE gene encoding 5'/3'-nucleotidase SurE has product MRILLTNDDGFHAPGMRVLESIAAQLSDDVWVCAPAEEQSGAGHSLTLHSPVRLQQHGEKRFAVTGTPTDSVNLALRKLFPDTKPDLVISGVNNGENLGDDITYSGTISAAMEGALAGIPAIALSQALRGADHGFAATEGWAARVLKPLLEVQMARRTLVNINFPALPADAVKGVRVVRQGFHDYSRGSLVEGMDPRGRPYFWFGLEDMEHTLDSGTDLEAVAEGYVAVTPLQLDLTHHPAIGRLAECYGE; this is encoded by the coding sequence ATGCGGATCCTGCTGACCAATGACGATGGCTTTCACGCCCCCGGAATGCGGGTGCTGGAAAGCATCGCGGCGCAGCTTTCGGACGATGTCTGGGTCTGCGCCCCGGCGGAAGAACAATCCGGCGCCGGCCATTCGCTGACCCTGCACAGCCCGGTCCGGCTGCAGCAGCATGGCGAGAAGCGTTTTGCCGTCACCGGCACGCCGACCGATTCCGTCAATCTGGCCCTGCGCAAGCTGTTCCCCGACACGAAGCCGGATTTGGTGATTTCCGGCGTCAATAATGGTGAAAATCTGGGTGACGACATCACCTATTCCGGCACGATTTCAGCCGCGATGGAAGGCGCGCTGGCAGGTATTCCGGCCATTGCGCTGAGCCAGGCCCTGCGCGGCGCAGACCATGGCTTTGCCGCCACTGAAGGCTGGGCGGCCAGGGTTCTGAAACCGCTGCTGGAAGTGCAGATGGCCCGGCGCACGCTGGTCAATATCAATTTCCCCGCCCTGCCCGCCGATGCGGTAAAGGGCGTGCGCGTGGTGCGGCAGGGGTTCCACGATTACAGCCGCGGATCGCTGGTGGAAGGGATGGACCCGCGCGGCCGGCCCTATTTCTGGTTCGGCCTGGAAGACATGGAACACACGCTGGACAGCGGCACCGATCTGGAAGCCGTGGCGGAAGGCTATGTTGCCGTCACCCCGTTGCAGCTGGACCTGACTCACCACCCGGCGATCGGCCGGCTTGCGGAATGTTACGGCGAATGA
- a CDS encoding potassium channel family protein: protein MARSHRSNRHEEAIRRRNFTPLRRALKVPVWADVGLRLGAALALVMLVVMIHWFDRDGLIDNHDGHVSFLDVVYFTMISITTTGFGDIAPITPRSRMVEAVIVTPIRFAVIFIFVGAAYNFVIKRSWEKFRMARIQENLSDHVVVLGFGVSGSEAVGELIARGTDPRSIVVMDTDEERLAQAEAIGCNVIEADASRDEHLMAVRIKEARTVLVSAGRDDASILIVLTVRHLAPNVPISVVVRAADNEILAHQAGADNVINPVRFTGLLLAGSAQGAHIADYLADLASVSGRVQLVERPVRPEEIAKPLSQLATGGQGLRIYRNGVAYGFWDAEVSALQAGDIIVEVRPTNAPVESDEEIVA, encoded by the coding sequence ATGGCCCGCTCGCATCGTTCCAACCGGCATGAGGAAGCGATCCGGCGGCGCAATTTCACGCCCCTGCGGCGTGCGCTGAAAGTCCCCGTCTGGGCCGATGTCGGCCTGCGGCTGGGCGCGGCGCTGGCGCTGGTCATGCTGGTGGTGATGATCCACTGGTTCGATCGTGACGGACTGATCGACAATCACGATGGCCATGTCAGTTTCCTCGACGTGGTCTATTTCACCATGATCTCCATCACCACGACCGGGTTTGGCGATATTGCGCCGATCACGCCCCGGTCGCGCATGGTGGAAGCGGTGATCGTCACGCCGATCCGTTTCGCGGTGATCTTCATATTCGTCGGCGCCGCCTATAATTTCGTCATCAAGCGCAGCTGGGAGAAGTTCCGCATGGCCCGCATCCAGGAAAATCTGTCTGATCACGTGGTCGTGCTGGGCTTCGGCGTATCCGGTTCGGAAGCCGTGGGCGAGCTGATTGCACGCGGCACCGATCCCCGTTCCATCGTGGTGATGGATACGGACGAGGAACGGCTGGCCCAGGCCGAAGCCATTGGCTGCAACGTGATAGAGGCGGATGCCTCGCGCGATGAACATCTGATGGCAGTGCGCATCAAGGAAGCGCGCACCGTCCTGGTTTCCGCCGGACGGGACGATGCCTCCATCCTGATCGTGCTGACCGTTCGCCACCTGGCGCCCAACGTGCCGATCAGCGTCGTGGTACGCGCCGCGGATAACGAGATTCTCGCCCACCAGGCAGGCGCCGATAATGTCATAAACCCGGTTCGCTTCACCGGCCTGTTGCTGGCCGGCAGCGCACAGGGCGCGCATATTGCGGACTATCTGGCCGATCTCGCTTCCGTCAGCGGCAGGGTGCAATTGGTGGAACGGCCCGTTCGCCCGGAAGAAATTGCCAAACCGCTGAGCCAGCTGGCAACTGGCGGGCAAGGCCTGCGCATCTATCGCAATGGCGTGGCCTATGGCTTCTGGGACGCAGAAGTTTCAGCATTGCAGGCGGGCGATATTATCGTGGAAGTCCGCCCCACCAATGCGCCAGTGGAATCGGACGAAGAAATCGTCGCCTGA
- a CDS encoding DUF1761 domain-containing protein encodes MGEVNLLAVFLGALAFFLIGAIWYGPLFGKSWRELNGIAPLPPSATGPRPGQHPAWLIMVLAFLFEMLISLMLGHNIARTNPPPYVIMMMAVGFGATIMTPAIGIHYLFQMRPGKLFFIDAGYFIVGMAAMGGVFIALG; translated from the coding sequence ATGGGCGAAGTGAACCTGCTGGCCGTATTTCTTGGGGCGCTTGCCTTCTTTTTGATCGGCGCGATCTGGTACGGGCCATTATTCGGCAAGAGCTGGCGGGAACTGAACGGCATTGCCCCGCTGCCCCCATCTGCCACCGGCCCGCGCCCGGGCCAGCACCCTGCATGGCTGATCATGGTGCTGGCATTCCTGTTTGAAATGCTGATTTCCCTGATGCTGGGCCACAATATCGCGCGGACGAACCCGCCGCCTTACGTGATCATGATGATGGCGGTCGGGTTCGGCGCCACGATCATGACACCGGCCATCGGCATCCATTACCTGTTCCAGATGCGGCCGGGGAAGCTGTTCTTCATCGATGCCGGTTACTTCATCGTCGGCATGGCCGCGATGGGCGGCGTGTTCATCGCCCTGGGATAG